Genomic window (Lujinxingia vulgaris):
AACTCGGAAGTTAAGCTCTCCAGCGCCGATGGTACTGCGACCGAGAGGTCGTGGGAGAGTAGGTCGCTGCCAACCCTTTATTTAAAAAAGCCCGCCCCGTTCTGCGTAAGTAGAGCGGGGCGGGTTTTTTTTGTTTTTTGGTCAGGAGAGAGCGGTGGGGATTGGGAGGGAGCGAAGCAGATTGGGCGGTGGAGCGCGGGGAGTAGGTGTTGTGACGCGTTTACGGGTGCGAGGCGTTCGATCTCGGGCAATGTGCGCGAAAGTGGACAGTCAGTTGAAGCCGCGGATGATTGAACTGGTGACCCAGGTTCGTCTGAAAGCCTACTGTTCGAGTGACGGAAAAGGTGACCCAGGGTCGTCTTCCGGATGGCTAAAAAGGTGACCCGGGGTCGAATAAGGATAGCGGTCGGGCATGCTGTTCGAGGCCTCTCGCTCCGCTCTGGCAGGTGGTTAAGGCTTGGCGGGGACGCGAAGAACGTGGTGTTGCGAATCGTGGTCAACGATTGATTGCGGAGGATGAGATGAAGACCGTTGGGCTGCTCCTGTTGAGCAATATCTTTATGACGGTGGCGTGGTATGCGCACCTCAAACATACGGACAGCCCGTTGTGGAAGGTGATCGTAGTAAGCTGGGGCATTGCGCTGCTGGAGTACTGCTTCCATGTGCCGGCGAATCGTATCGGCGTGGAGCGTTTCAGCGTGATGGAGCTTAAGATCATGCAGGAAGTGCTCTCGATCAGCGTGTTTGTAGGGTTTGCCTTTATCTACTTTCGGGAGCTTCCCCGGTGGAATCACGGGGTGGCGTTTGCGCTCATTTTGCTTGCTGTGGCCTTTGTATTCTGGCCCGGCACACCTCGGGTTTCGGGATGAGAGCATGTTTTGGGGCATAGGTAGAACGCAACGAGGCCCCCGCCATGGCGTCGGGGGCCTCGTTGAAGTGTGGTCTCAGGCTATGTGATTAACGTGCGCAGTAGCCAAACTCACAGGCTCCGGCTCCGAAGGTGCAGTCGGCGTCGCCGCTGCAGCTGATGGTGCAGACGCCGCTAACACAGGTGGCTCCCGGGCCACACTGACCGGCGCCGGTGCATTCCGGGCCGGGGCGGTAGTCGGGCTGACAGACTCCCTGGTCACAGAGCATCTGGTCGCCGCAGTCACTGTCGGCGCTGCAGTGGTCGTAGCACCAGCCATTGATGCAGCTCTCCCGGGTGCCGCAGTCGGAGCGTGTGGTGCAGGCCGTGGGGTTGTCGGCGGCGCGGCAGGTGCCGGCATCACAGAACTGGCTGTAGGGGCAGTCGTTGTTGTCGCTGCACTCGTAGTGGCAGAAGCCACGCTCACAGTCTTTGCCGATGCCGCACTGGGCGTCGGTGACGCAGAGCTGGTCAACGATCTGGCAGGAGCCTGAGATGCAGGCCTCGCAGGGGCCGCACTCGCTGCTGGAGCGGCAGCTCAGGTCGGGCTCTTCTACAGGAGCACAGGCGCCGTCAGCCGTGCAGAATTCTCCGGCGCGGCAGTGATCGTCGACCTCACAGCCCAGGCGGCAGCGGCCGCGCTGGCAGGTGGAGCCTTCGGAGCAGTCGGCGTTGGACTGGCAGATGCCGATGGCCACGCAGAGGCCGTCTTCGCAGCTTGCGTTGGCGCCGCAGTCCTCCGAGGCGGTGCACTCCGGGGCGTCGTCGCGGTCAGGCGAAGGTTCATCGTCGGGGTGGGATCCCACGTCATCGGGGAGGTCGGTGTCGGGCTGAGGATCGACGTCGTTTCCGGGCTCTTCCTGGTCGTCGGGTTCTTCACCGGGTTCGGGGGCAGGACGGGTGGGATCGTCGGGGTCGGCGGTGACGCAGGCGCCCCGGAAGCAGACGCCGGAATCGCCACATTGAGCGTCGGAAGTGCAGCCAGCCGAGCAGCGTCCTTCGAAGCAGGCAGCGTCGGTGCCGCACTCGGCGTCAGACTCACAGGCTACCTGGCAGCTGCCATTCTCGGAGCAGACGCCGAGCTCGCCACAGTCTTCATCACTCTCACAGCCACCGCCGATGACGCAGCGTCCTTCGAAGCAGATCTCGCTGCCGGGGCACTCCAGCGAGGCCTGGCACTGAGGTACGCAGAAGCCATCGAGGCTGCAGAACTCCATCTCGAAGCAGTCGCTGTCGACCGAGCAACGGTCGGCCGGGACGCAGGTGCCCTCGTCGCAGCGGCGAGAATCGCATTCGCTGTTGACGGTGCAGGAGGTGGTTTCGTCCGGGATCGCGATGCAGTAGCGACCGCGGGCGCAGATCTGGTCGGCGCCGCATTCGCTGTCGTTGGCGCAGGGAAGCGTGCAGGTGCCCAGGCGACAGATGGATCCGACGCTGCAGTCGTCGTCGAGCTCGCAGGTGGCGCACTCGCCGGCCACGGAGCAGTCGACCTCCTGGTTGCTGCGATCGTCACACCCCAGGCAGCCCTGAGAGAAGAGCACGAAGAAGAGCGTCAGCGTCAGCCAGCGAAGCGTCG
Coding sequences:
- a CDS encoding DUF7107 domain-containing protein, which encodes MSTFASASPPCTPDSRSALRSTLRWLTLTLFFVLFSQGCLGCDDRSNQEVDCSVAGECATCELDDDCSVGSICRLGTCTLPCANDSECGADQICARGRYCIAIPDETTSCTVNSECDSRRCDEGTCVPADRCSVDSDCFEMEFCSLDGFCVPQCQASLECPGSEICFEGRCVIGGGCESDEDCGELGVCSENGSCQVACESDAECGTDAACFEGRCSAGCTSDAQCGDSGVCFRGACVTADPDDPTRPAPEPGEEPDDQEEPGNDVDPQPDTDLPDDVGSHPDDEPSPDRDDAPECTASEDCGANASCEDGLCVAIGICQSNADCSEGSTCQRGRCRLGCEVDDHCRAGEFCTADGACAPVEEPDLSCRSSSECGPCEACISGSCQIVDQLCVTDAQCGIGKDCERGFCHYECSDNNDCPYSQFCDAGTCRAADNPTACTTRSDCGTRESCINGWCYDHCSADSDCGDQMLCDQGVCQPDYRPGPECTGAGQCGPGATCVSGVCTISCSGDADCTFGAGACEFGYCAR
- a CDS encoding DMT family protein, producing the protein MKTVGLLLLSNIFMTVAWYAHLKHTDSPLWKVIVVSWGIALLEYCFHVPANRIGVERFSVMELKIMQEVLSISVFVGFAFIYFRELPRWNHGVAFALILLAVAFVFWPGTPRVSG